A genomic window from Leishmania braziliensis MHOM/BR/75/M2904 complete genome, chromosome 19 includes:
- a CDS encoding putative kinesin: MSGSMSARSLHESSPLGTTSTRRPGRRLSTFSARSVSSSTSTHATPTRERSSAASSARRARNGGNSHTGEYAMPAAQTPSNAMKVYIRVRPFSEREIAQKVTPHSTVRIDAQNPSQLTILDPSRGFRPLTTHPFTRCFWSVFEKGEGQLLNKVDTFLSGGMNSAPRSRAQALVAGQPVLGSVRRGARATLDGDAAPPATQTYDGAGSAPVMVDANVSHPPYAGQDQVYAHVGKPIVGNTLDGYNGCVFAYGQTGSGKTFTMLGYAPSTSDIRARKGSFVSAASTENSTPLDGAVEPFESDDGDDVVDKTGLDPNELQGIIPRACMDLFDGLRAKRAKDSDFTYRVEVSYYEIYNEKVFDLIRPQRNTDLRIRNSPNSGPFIEGLTWKMVSREEDVARVIRKGMQERHTAATKFNDRSSRSHAILTFNIVQLSMDDSDNAFQMRSKLNLVDLAGSERTGAAGAEGDEFHDGVKINQSLTVLGRVIDRLADLSQNKGGGLSIPYRDSNLTWVLSDSIGGNSQTSMVATISPHSINFDEMRQTIRYASRAKNIINWVKKNEDPQVVQLRELRAQVADLELRLKEAGGSNYTNEYVRGLEKKLHLAEKKCDEQERIIAGLRAQLEFAGVADPTLAEGYLDPTTRAKEDQQRAKKEENLRKQLDKAQMTVAELKAELERRVATIESESLKAMREALQKQEARLAVVATGVSLYHRVLPHFDDIDIVMALVREKETLLQRACEDILDTNTESAAAVEKMLREREHDLRETKRLHEEKLAAQAERFCTRLKEASDENAAQQQQLLDRHRDAIAQLEERLQRSREISEIELKRSEEAKEQLKQRMQVAQERMRHEYQQEIERLRARLDGDIGDRHKSVDALRQLQEMHEREATRLKDEMDHLRRSRDSDCARLQNQLENERLRRESDLMEKDRQARLVRNEVDDAKRAIDKLNDEKGKMEKEYQDQIRGLMQQQEQLVTASNAVLSGWENKSSELEADLHKLRALLYDRDYMHFRQKIREMAFMDRSDFDQKLQELDEKERLQAARINQIISKARRAYDEQSRSLKRFERDIKDRIDRAKATDGSNNSTPRPEGTPPPHNHIVPM; encoded by the coding sequence ATGAGCGGATCCATGTCGGCCCGCTCACTCCATGAGAGCTCGCCGCTTGGCACAACGTCGACGCGTCGGCCTGGCCGACGCCTAAGCACATTTTCGGCACGCTCCGTGTCCTCATCGACCTCTACACACGCCACGCCAACCCGCGAgcgctcctcggcagcgtcgAGCGCTCGTCGAGCTCGTAATGGCGGGAACAGCCACACCGGCGAGTACGCGATGCCGGCGGCGCAGACGCCGTCGAATGCCATGAAGGTGTACATCCGCGTCCGCCCCTTCAGCGAGCGTGAAATTGCGCAGAAGGTGACGCCGCACAGCACTGTGCGCATCGATGCACAGAACCCCTCGCAGCTGACCATCTTGGATCCCTCGCGCGGCTTTCGTCCCCTCACCACGCACCCCTTTACGCGCTGTTTTTGGTCCGTCTTTGAAAAGGGTGAGGGGCAGCTGCTCAACAAGGTGGACACGTTCCTCAGCGGTGGCATGAACTCTGCTCCTCGCTCTCGCGCGCAGGCGCTCGTCGCAGGGCAGCCGGTGCTCGGTTCCGTTCGCCGCGGCGCCCGCGCAACACTCGACGGGGATGCGGCTCCACCCGCTACTCAGACGTACGACGGCGCCGGCTCGGCACCAGTGATGGTCGACGCCAATGTCAGCCACCCTCCGTATGCGGGGCAGGATCAGGTGTACGCGCACGTCGGCAAGCCCATCGTGGGCAACACCCTCGACGGATACAATGGGTGCGTGTTCGCCTACGGGCAGACGGGCAGCGGCAAGACCTTCACGATGCTCGGCTACGCGCCGAGCACGAGCGACATTCGCGCTCGAAAAGGCTCCTTCGTCAGCGCGGCGAGCACGGAGAACAGCACCCCTCTTGACGGCGCGGTAGAGCCGTTTGAGAGtgatgacggcgacgacgtgGTGGACAAGACGGGACTAGACCCGAACGAGCTGCAAGGCATCATCCCGCGCGCGTGCATGGACCTGTTCGACGGCCTCCGTGCGAAGCGCGCCAAGGACTCCGACTTCACGTACCGCGTGGAGGTGTCGTACTACGAGATCTACAACGAGAAGGTGTTCGACCTTATCCGGCCGCAGCGCAACACGGACCTGAGAATTCGTAACTCGCCCAACTCCGGCCCGTTCATCGAAGGGCTGACGTGGAAGATGGTGTCCAGGGAAGAGGACGTCGCCCGCGTGATTCGCAAGGGCATGCAGGAGCGCCACACGGCTGCGACGAAGTTCaacgaccgcagcagccgcagccacgcCATCCTGACCTTCAACATTGTGCAGCTGTCGATGGACGACTCCGACAACGCGTTCCAGATGCGCAGCAAGCTGAACCTGGTGGACCTTGCGGGGTCTGagcgcaccggcgccgctggagccGAGGGCGATGAGTTCCACGACGGGGTGAAGATCAACCAGTCGCTCACGGTGCTGGGCCGCGTGATTGACCGTCTGGCGGACCTGTCGCAGAACAAGGGGGGCGGCCTTAGCATTCCGTACCGCGACTCGAACCTGACGTGGGTGCTGAGCGACTCGATTGGCGGCAACAGCCAGACCTCGATGGTGGCCACCATCTCGCCGCACTCGATCAACTTCGACGAGATGCGCCAGACCATTCGCTACGCGTCACGAGCAAAGAACATCATCAACTGGGTAAAGAAAAATGAGGATCCGCAGGTCGTGCAGCTTCGCGAGCTGCGCGCGCAGGTGGCGGACCTGGAGCTGCGGCTGAAGGAGGCGGGTGGCAGCAACTACACGAACGAGTATGTGCGTGGATTAGAGAAGAAGCTTCACCTGGCGGAAAAAAAGTGTGATGAGCAGGAGCGCATCATAGCGGGACTGCGGGCACAGCTGGAGTTTGCTGGTGTCGCTGATCCGACTCTCGCCGAGGGGTATCTGGACCCGACGACGCGCGCCAAGGAGGATCAGCAACGAgcgaaaaaggaggagaaccTGCGCAAACAGCTGGACAAGGCGCAGATGACGGTTGCTGAGTTAAAGGCTGAGCTCGAGCGCCGCGTTGCGACGATCGAGTCGGAGTCTCTCAAGGCGATGAGGGAAGCCCTGCAGAAGCAGGAGGCTCGACTGGCTGTCGTCGCCACCGGAGTGAGCCTCTACCACCGAGTGCTCCCTCACTTTGACGACATAGACATCGTTATGGCGCTtgtgagggagaaggagacacTTCTCCAGCGCGCCTGCGAAGACATCCTAGATACCAACACTGAGtcggctgccgctgtggaGAAGATGCTAAGAGAGCGCGAGCACGACTTGCGCGAGACGAAGCGGCTTCACGAAGAGAAACTGGCAGCGCAGGCGGAGCGGTTCTGCACGCGGCTGAAGGAAGCGTCCGACGAgaacgcagcgcagcagcagcaacttcTTGATCGCCACCGTGACGCTAtcgcgcagctggaggagcgccTGCAACGCAGCCGCGAGATTAGTGAAATAGAGCTCAAGCGTAGcgaggaggcaaaggagcAGTTGAAGCAGCGGATGCAGGTCGCACAGGAGCGAATGCGCCACGAGTATCAGCAGGAGATCGAGCGCTTGCGGGCCAGACTAGATGGCGACATCGGAGACCGTCACAAGTCTGTTgacgcgctgcgccagcttcAGGAAATGCATGAGCGTGAGGCGACACGCTTGAAGGACGAGATGGATCACCTGAGGCGCAGCAGGGATAGCGACTGCGCTCGCCTGCAGAATCAACTGGAGAACGAGCGTTTGCGCCGCGAATCGGACCTGATGGAGAAAGATCGCCAGGCAAGACTCGTTCGCAACGAGGTCGATGATGCGAAGCGCGCAATCGACAAGCTGAACGACGAGAAGGGTAAGATGGAGAAGGAGTACCAAGACCAGATCCGCGGCTTGATGCAGCAACAGGAGCAGCTCGTTACTGCGAGTAACGCCGTTCTCTCCGGCTGGGAAAACAAGTCCTCAGAGCTTGAGGCGGATCTGCACAagctgcgcgcgctgctctaCGACAGAGACTACATGCACTTCCGGCAGAAGATCCGAGAAATGGCCTTCATGGACCGCTCCGACTTTGATcagaagctgcaggagctggacgagaaggagcggctgcaggcggcgcgcaTTAACCAGATTATATCCAAGGCGCGCCGTGCCTATGATGAGCAGAGCCGTAGCCTGAAGCGATTCGAGCGGGACATCAAGGATCGCATCGACCGTGCCAAGGCAACTGACGGTAGCAATAACAGCACGCCACGACCGGAGGGcacaccccctcctcatAACCACATTGTCCCCATGTAA